From the genome of Treponema sp. J25, one region includes:
- a CDS encoding glycosyltransferase family 4 protein, with translation MNQKKILFVITRGDLLGGAQVHVKDLARAAQQDGYQCLVACGQKGIFTDLLENQQTPWVALPALQRSINPLLDIKAIIQLIRIIRKEKPTLVSCHTAKAGLVGRVAAFLCGVPAIFTAHGWQFAEGISLVQKIFVLSTEYICARLCKKIIVVSEYDYQLARHYHVVPATKMKIIHNGMPDTLPPEKFTEFSQGKGSSSIGNGPEDTRPIELVMIARFQEQKDHPTLFKALADLQDLPWHLTLIGDGPRMAWAQQEVQRLGFANRVTFAGQQKLVTEFLRQADLYLLISHWEGFPRSILEAMREGLPVIASDVGGSREAVVHGETGFLVPRGDVTRLTMNLRELLENPELRYRMGKAGRKRFVQHFTFEHMYQQTKIIWEKT, from the coding sequence ATGAACCAGAAGAAAATACTCTTTGTTATCACCCGGGGCGATCTTTTAGGAGGTGCCCAGGTACATGTAAAAGATCTCGCCCGGGCGGCCCAACAAGATGGCTATCAGTGCCTTGTGGCCTGTGGCCAAAAGGGAATATTTACCGACCTCTTAGAAAACCAGCAAACCCCCTGGGTTGCTCTTCCGGCATTACAACGGAGCATCAACCCTCTTCTGGATATCAAAGCCATTATCCAGTTGATCCGCATCATAAGAAAAGAAAAACCTACCCTCGTCAGTTGTCATACCGCCAAGGCAGGCCTCGTCGGCCGAGTCGCGGCGTTCCTCTGCGGGGTTCCTGCTATTTTTACCGCCCATGGCTGGCAATTTGCCGAAGGGATATCCCTGGTGCAAAAGATTTTTGTGCTTTCTACCGAATACATCTGCGCCCGACTTTGTAAAAAAATCATTGTAGTATCCGAATACGATTATCAGCTGGCCCGCCATTATCATGTGGTTCCAGCCACAAAAATGAAGATCATCCATAACGGCATGCCCGATACCCTTCCTCCAGAAAAGTTCACCGAGTTTAGCCAGGGAAAGGGTTCCTCCTCTATCGGCAATGGGCCAGAAGATACACGACCTATCGAACTCGTGATGATCGCCCGTTTTCAAGAACAGAAGGATCACCCTACCCTTTTTAAAGCCCTGGCAGATCTTCAGGACCTTCCCTGGCACCTTACCCTTATCGGTGATGGGCCCCGTATGGCGTGGGCACAACAGGAAGTACAACGCCTTGGATTCGCCAATCGGGTCACCTTTGCGGGCCAGCAAAAGTTGGTGACAGAATTTCTAAGACAGGCGGACCTGTATCTCCTCATCTCTCACTGGGAAGGCTTCCCCCGTTCTATCCTTGAGGCCATGCGAGAGGGCTTACCGGTCATTGCCTCCGATGTGGGGGGAAGCCGGGAAGCGGTAGTCCATGGGGAAACGGGCTTTCTGGTTCCCCGGGGAGATGTGACAAGGCTTACCATGAATCTGAGGGAGCTTCTTGAAAACCCAGAGCTCCGCTACCGAATGGGGAAGGCAGGACGAAAACGTTTTGTTCAGCATTTTACCTTTGAACATATGTATCAACAAACAAAAATAATATGGGAAAAAACATAA
- a CDS encoding GDP-L-fucose synthase, with protein MERTAKIFVAGHRGLVGSALVRQLQQRGFTNIILRTHAELDLTNQAAVYHFFETERPDYVFLAAAKVGGIGANSTYPAEFIYINLAIALNVVDASYRYGVRKLLNLGSSCIYPKFAPQPMKEEHLLTGPLEPTNEPYAIAKIAAIKLCASYNRQYGTNFISLMPTNLYGPNDNYHPFNSHVLPALIRKFHEAKTQGTDEVVLWGDGSPYREFLYSDDLADAAIYLMEQYDASDIGEFINVGSSQEVTIRELAELIQKIVYEDSPGRTCRIVWDTSKPNGTPRKLLDSSRLTALGWKPKVSLQEGIRRAYADFVEHHGRE; from the coding sequence ATGGAAAGAACCGCAAAAATATTTGTAGCGGGCCACCGGGGTCTTGTGGGAAGTGCACTTGTTCGACAATTGCAACAACGGGGCTTTACAAACATAATTCTCAGGACCCATGCAGAACTGGATTTAACAAACCAGGCCGCGGTGTATCACTTTTTTGAAACCGAACGGCCAGACTATGTATTTCTTGCGGCGGCAAAAGTGGGCGGTATCGGGGCTAACAGCACCTATCCTGCAGAGTTTATTTACATCAATCTTGCCATTGCCCTTAATGTGGTCGATGCCTCCTATCGCTATGGGGTACGAAAGCTCCTCAATCTTGGCTCAAGCTGTATCTATCCTAAATTTGCTCCCCAGCCAATGAAAGAAGAGCACCTCCTCACTGGCCCCCTGGAACCCACCAATGAACCCTATGCGATCGCTAAAATTGCAGCAATAAAACTCTGTGCTTCCTATAACCGCCAGTATGGGACCAACTTTATTTCTCTCATGCCTACCAATCTGTATGGGCCTAACGATAATTATCACCCTTTTAATAGCCATGTGCTACCCGCCCTTATCCGAAAGTTCCATGAAGCAAAAACACAGGGCACTGACGAGGTAGTATTATGGGGCGATGGTTCTCCGTACCGGGAATTCTTATACAGCGATGACCTGGCGGATGCGGCAATCTACCTTATGGAACAGTATGATGCCTCTGATATTGGGGAGTTCATCAACGTGGGCTCAAGCCAGGAAGTAACCATCCGGGAATTGGCAGAGCTGATTCAGAAAATCGTCTATGAAGATAGCCCGGGCCGCACGTGTCGTATTGTGTGGGACACGAGTAAACCCAACGGGACGCCCCGAAAACTTCTGGACTCTTCCCGTCTCACTGCTTTGGGATGGAAACCAAAGGTAAGCCTGCAGGAAGGAATTCGGCGGGCCTATGCGGACTTCGTGGAACATCATGGAAGGGAATAA
- the gmd gene encoding GDP-mannose 4,6-dehydratase gives MKKALITGITGQDGAYLADFLLKKGYEVHGIKRRSSSFNTGRIDHLYQDPHEQGRRFILHYGDLSDATNLIRIIQQVQPDEIYNLGAQSHVQVSFEVPEYTADVDGIGTLRLLEAIRILGLTHKTRFYQASTSELFGKVQEIPQKETTPFYPRSPYACAKLYAYWITVNYRESYGMYACNGILFNHESPIRGETFVTRKVTRAAARIKLGLQNKLYMGNLDAKRDWGYAGDYVELMWLMLQQNEPDDYVMATGITTTVREFISRAFSEVGITLDWQGHGVEEKGIDRATGRVLVEVDPRYFRPAEVDILIGDPTKAITKLGWKPRVSLDELIKMMVAADLKEAERELHLKNGGFEVKHPHE, from the coding sequence ATGAAAAAAGCATTAATTACGGGTATTACCGGTCAGGATGGGGCGTACCTGGCGGATTTTTTACTCAAGAAAGGGTATGAGGTTCACGGCATTAAACGGAGGTCATCCAGTTTTAACACCGGTCGTATCGATCACCTCTACCAGGATCCCCATGAACAGGGTCGACGTTTCATCCTTCACTACGGGGATCTCTCAGACGCTACCAACCTTATACGGATTATCCAACAGGTCCAGCCCGATGAAATTTATAACCTGGGAGCCCAGAGCCACGTGCAGGTTTCATTCGAAGTGCCCGAATACACCGCCGATGTGGATGGTATTGGGACCCTGAGACTTCTGGAAGCCATTCGCATCCTGGGACTCACCCATAAAACCCGTTTTTACCAGGCCTCTACGAGCGAACTATTTGGGAAGGTACAGGAAATCCCCCAGAAAGAAACCACCCCCTTTTACCCCCGCAGTCCCTATGCCTGCGCCAAGCTCTATGCCTACTGGATTACGGTGAACTATCGGGAAAGCTATGGCATGTACGCCTGCAATGGGATCCTTTTTAATCACGAGAGCCCTATCCGAGGAGAAACCTTTGTCACCCGTAAGGTAACCCGAGCAGCAGCCCGGATCAAGCTCGGTCTCCAAAACAAGCTCTATATGGGTAACCTGGATGCTAAGCGGGACTGGGGCTATGCGGGAGACTATGTGGAACTCATGTGGCTCATGCTTCAGCAGAATGAACCGGACGACTATGTGATGGCCACGGGGATTACTACTACCGTGCGGGAATTCATCAGCCGGGCCTTTAGTGAAGTGGGCATCACCCTGGACTGGCAAGGCCATGGGGTGGAAGAAAAGGGTATTGATCGGGCCACCGGCCGGGTCCTGGTAGAAGTGGATCCCCGGTACTTTAGACCCGCAGAGGTAGATATCCTTATAGGGGATCCCACCAAGGCAATCACCAAGCTCGGCTGGAAACCCCGGGTGAGTTTAGACGAATTGATTAAGATGATGGTAGCCGCAGATCTTAAAGAAGCAGAGCGGGAGTTGCACCTTAAAAATGGTGGTTTTGAGGTAAAGCACCCCCATGAGTAA
- a CDS encoding capsule assembly Wzi family protein, which produces MKKLISLFLALCSGIAFLNALEIEIQNQSIASSEIVPLWIEANRYGSVLMDTTLQSHVRSRIRWDTSFFNGALRWSTEGSGSVGFSEAFNPLVTMDTLYTAFQYGLWEFRGGWFQETLGEVFEPLSSGSMAISSNARPMPRIEFRLTDWYTLPWSWTEGLIAIKGGIQHGWFEPNNYVDNVWLHAKWAYLRLGTEQQHIFGGLVHLAQWGGKGSWEGKDFDIPFTFHNWWQTFVAGGGVEGQTEIEKYNASGNHLGIWDLGTKITISDFELSAYYQHFFEDKASLDIWSNGLDGLFGLHVKTPPEVPFLRHVLIEKVITTDQSGPIEEIIMSDSTKINIYGGDSYYFNYLYKTGWSYLGRILGTPLITGTGSGEDFRVNNNRIEALHIGGLMEVGTVTIRALYTYTKRFPAYSEQSLVSYTTWAEKLDYRNHKDRWDGYLGISFPLGPFTILGEVAGGYDQIFGWNWGSSMTVGYRTTF; this is translated from the coding sequence ATGAAAAAACTTATCTCCCTTTTTCTGGCCCTGTGCTCAGGTATCGCTTTTCTCAACGCCCTCGAGATTGAAATCCAGAACCAGAGCATTGCCTCTTCTGAGATTGTCCCCCTGTGGATTGAGGCAAACCGTTACGGATCAGTATTGATGGATACAACTCTGCAAAGCCATGTACGCAGCCGTATTCGTTGGGATACATCATTCTTTAACGGTGCCCTCCGATGGAGTACCGAGGGGAGTGGTTCCGTGGGATTCTCCGAGGCGTTTAATCCCCTGGTTACCATGGACACCCTCTATACGGCCTTTCAATATGGATTATGGGAATTCCGGGGTGGTTGGTTTCAAGAAACCCTCGGCGAGGTGTTTGAACCCCTTTCGAGCGGTTCCATGGCGATTTCTTCCAATGCCAGGCCCATGCCCCGTATAGAATTCCGCCTCACCGATTGGTATACCCTCCCATGGAGCTGGACAGAGGGGCTTATCGCCATAAAAGGGGGCATTCAACATGGCTGGTTTGAACCAAACAACTATGTGGATAACGTGTGGCTCCATGCCAAGTGGGCCTACCTCCGGCTGGGAACGGAACAGCAACATATCTTTGGGGGCCTGGTACACCTGGCCCAATGGGGTGGTAAGGGGTCCTGGGAGGGTAAAGATTTTGACATTCCCTTTACCTTTCACAACTGGTGGCAGACCTTTGTGGCAGGGGGAGGAGTAGAAGGACAAACAGAAATAGAAAAATACAATGCTAGCGGAAACCATTTAGGCATCTGGGACCTCGGGACAAAGATCACCATTTCTGACTTTGAACTGTCCGCCTACTACCAACATTTTTTTGAAGATAAGGCTTCTTTAGATATCTGGTCCAATGGGCTCGATGGTCTTTTTGGGCTCCACGTTAAAACACCACCTGAGGTGCCATTTCTTCGCCACGTTTTGATTGAAAAGGTGATAACCACCGATCAGAGTGGCCCAATTGAAGAAATCATAATGTCTGATAGCACGAAGATCAATATTTACGGTGGGGATTCTTATTATTTTAACTATCTTTATAAAACCGGTTGGTCCTACCTTGGACGAATCCTCGGTACTCCCCTGATTACTGGTACAGGGAGCGGCGAAGATTTCCGGGTTAACAATAACCGTATTGAAGCGCTCCACATCGGAGGGCTTATGGAAGTTGGCACCGTTACTATCCGTGCCTTATATACCTATACCAAGCGTTTTCCTGCCTATTCAGAACAGAGTTTAGTAAGCTATACTACCTGGGCGGAAAAACTGGATTACCGGAACCACAAAGATCGCTGGGATGGATACTTGGGGATTTCGTTTCCCTTGGGCCCCTTTACTATCCTGGGAGAAGTCGCCGGGGGCTATGATCAGATCTTCGGCTGGAACTGGGGAAGTTCCATGACCGTTGGGTATCGAACAACCTTTTAG
- a CDS encoding glycosyltransferase family 4 protein, which translates to MPHLVYVTTSFKPGAIPNIFAAIIPFIIKKFRISIVVFEESPEAYPQYRALIEQGVNFYFLNKKKYNIVGTLLALRRMLASLKPDIIHSHLARADIITALVNRGNIPHIATFHSVPANFSWVTRLFLYFTDRWISHRTGVSETVISEFYRKPWLKSPHSVIYNPLNDVSSSPGKQSPSEIRARFGIPEKAPLFACVGRLVPAKGHTTLLRAFAFLLKEVPQAHLIIAGSGPLEKSLKKLAKKLDIEKNLRWAGFYTPARDIFMAADVVVFPSRWEGMGLVPLEALLVGRPLVVSNLPVLRECIPEGEGVLFVSPDRPDDLAQSMASMLNASPTLPKKYFEKAHKIIQERYSPQGIAERYIQLYIQSLK; encoded by the coding sequence ATGCCACATCTAGTGTACGTAACCACCAGTTTTAAACCCGGCGCCATTCCCAATATTTTTGCCGCCATAATCCCTTTTATTATAAAAAAGTTTCGTATAAGCATTGTCGTTTTTGAAGAAAGCCCAGAGGCATACCCCCAATACAGGGCGCTTATTGAACAGGGAGTAAATTTTTATTTTTTGAATAAAAAGAAATACAATATTGTGGGAACTCTTTTGGCTTTACGGCGAATGTTAGCCAGTCTAAAACCTGACATCATTCATTCTCATCTTGCTCGGGCAGATATTATTACGGCGCTGGTAAATAGAGGAAACATCCCTCACATAGCAACCTTTCATAGTGTGCCCGCAAATTTTTCATGGGTTACCCGGCTCTTTCTCTATTTCACTGATCGATGGATTTCTCACCGCACGGGGGTTTCGGAGACGGTTATCTCTGAATTTTATCGAAAGCCCTGGTTAAAAAGTCCCCATAGCGTCATATACAATCCTCTGAATGACGTATCATCTTCTCCAGGGAAACAATCCCCATCGGAAATCCGAGCCCGTTTTGGTATTCCAGAAAAAGCGCCACTTTTTGCCTGCGTGGGGCGTCTTGTTCCTGCAAAGGGCCATACAACCCTTTTGCGGGCCTTTGCGTTTCTCCTCAAAGAGGTTCCCCAGGCACACCTTATTATTGCCGGAAGCGGCCCCCTTGAAAAATCCCTTAAAAAACTCGCCAAGAAGCTCGACATAGAAAAGAATCTCCGGTGGGCTGGTTTTTATACCCCCGCCCGGGACATTTTTATGGCCGCCGATGTGGTGGTGTTTCCTTCCCGATGGGAAGGAATGGGCCTTGTTCCTCTGGAAGCCCTTCTTGTAGGACGCCCCCTCGTGGTAAGTAATCTACCGGTACTCCGGGAATGCATTCCCGAAGGAGAGGGGGTGCTGTTTGTTTCCCCTGACCGCCCCGACGATCTGGCACAATCCATGGCCAGTATGCTGAACGCTTCTCCTACCCTTCCGAAAAAATATTTTGAAAAGGCTCATAAAATAATTCAGGAACGGTATAGTCCGCAGGGTATTGCTGAACGTTACATACAGCTTTACATACAATCCTTAAAATAA
- a CDS encoding DUF2334 domain-containing protein: MKSARYLFRLDDACSYQKKENWERVLSLFSSYFIKPLIAIIPDCQDPELCMLPYQDDFWEQARQWQADEYPLALHGYQHRFHKTKKNLIPLNPYSEFSELPLKEQRSKIKKAWGIVKEQGLLLHYWVAPAHSFDANTLLALQEETSIRIISDGFALTPFRWKGFLWIPQQLWHPRPMMGGTYTICLHPNEMEEKDFLLLQRFLERYHQSCPSWDEVAQNKYAAFPWRRWEHKLFMYAKILKNKLKKRNN, from the coding sequence ATGAAAAGCGCTCGATATCTATTTCGACTTGATGATGCTTGTTCCTATCAAAAAAAAGAAAACTGGGAAAGGGTTCTTTCTCTTTTTTCTTCATATTTTATAAAGCCCCTCATTGCAATTATTCCCGATTGTCAGGACCCAGAGCTCTGTATGCTACCCTACCAGGATGATTTTTGGGAGCAAGCCCGACAATGGCAGGCCGACGAGTATCCTCTTGCCCTCCATGGATATCAGCACCGTTTTCATAAAACTAAAAAAAATCTCATTCCTCTCAATCCTTATTCTGAATTTTCTGAGCTTCCCCTTAAAGAACAGCGCAGTAAAATAAAAAAGGCCTGGGGAATTGTGAAAGAACAAGGGCTTCTGCTGCATTACTGGGTTGCTCCTGCCCATAGTTTTGATGCCAATACTCTTTTGGCGCTTCAAGAAGAAACATCTATTCGTATCATTTCTGACGGCTTTGCCCTGACCCCTTTTCGCTGGAAAGGCTTTCTCTGGATACCCCAACAGTTATGGCATCCCCGGCCAATGATGGGTGGGACATACACTATTTGTCTTCATCCCAACGAAATGGAGGAAAAGGATTTTCTCCTCTTGCAGCGATTCCTGGAACGATACCACCAATCCTGTCCCTCCTGGGATGAGGTTGCTCAAAATAAATATGCCGCCTTTCCCTGGCGACGGTGGGAACATAAGCTTTTTATGTATGCAAAAATACTCAAAAACAAACTAAAAAAAAGGAACAACTGA
- a CDS encoding glycosyltransferase family 61 protein encodes MQPKNKLYSETTLFRRWPKNIEEQDKYLFSKEIQKVIPETNLDIIPDAWVSSYGYFKKTIFTSIHSFSFNAKPSWKEKLKAEIKFNFKHHTKEKLSGRALVICDNFSNGYFHWFADALPRLYAIQENNIPFDILLLPSYCKNEAYIRPSLIPFSIPSIYLLEEKERVQAQQLITLSALAPTGNYRPEIMQGIREIYRSYFQLQNKSPTAKIYISRAKAARRKINNEQELIPIFKKHGYEIAYMEELSFENQVRIVGNAKIVISLHGAGLTNILFMAPGAKVVEIRFPGDQHNNCYFSLADALDLEYYYLIGEESAKKINPHTDNITVSPFKLESLLSKLES; translated from the coding sequence ATGCAGCCAAAAAATAAATTATATTCCGAAACAACTCTTTTTCGTCGCTGGCCGAAAAATATCGAAGAGCAAGACAAATACTTATTTTCAAAAGAGATTCAAAAAGTTATTCCAGAAACTAATTTAGATATCATACCAGATGCATGGGTTTCATCTTACGGATATTTCAAAAAAACGATTTTTACTTCTATACACTCTTTTTCCTTCAATGCAAAACCTTCATGGAAAGAAAAACTTAAAGCTGAAATTAAATTCAATTTTAAACACCATACCAAGGAAAAGTTATCTGGTAGGGCCCTAGTTATCTGTGACAATTTTTCTAATGGATATTTTCATTGGTTCGCAGATGCATTACCACGATTATATGCCATTCAAGAAAACAACATCCCTTTTGATATTCTTTTGTTACCAAGCTATTGTAAAAACGAAGCATATATCAGGCCTTCCCTCATTCCTTTTTCCATTCCATCGATATACCTTTTAGAAGAGAAAGAACGGGTGCAAGCTCAACAACTGATTACCCTCTCGGCACTTGCACCCACAGGAAATTATCGTCCCGAAATTATGCAAGGAATACGAGAAATATACCGATCGTATTTTCAACTCCAGAATAAATCTCCTACTGCTAAAATATATATTAGCCGTGCAAAAGCAGCTCGTAGAAAAATAAACAATGAACAAGAATTAATTCCCATCTTTAAAAAACACGGATATGAAATTGCTTATATGGAAGAACTCTCCTTTGAAAATCAAGTAAGAATTGTGGGGAATGCTAAGATTGTAATATCCCTCCATGGGGCGGGATTAACCAATATACTTTTTATGGCCCCAGGAGCAAAGGTAGTTGAAATTCGTTTCCCTGGGGACCAACATAATAATTGTTATTTTTCCTTGGCCGACGCTTTAGACTTAGAGTATTACTATCTTATCGGAGAAGAATCCGCTAAAAAAATTAATCCTCATACTGATAATATTACTGTTAGCCCCTTTAAATTAGAATCTCTCTTAAGTAAACTTGAATCATGA
- a CDS encoding glycosyltransferase family 2 protein, whose translation MPPLLSIVTVTYNPGVSRLEKTLQSVLKQNARSYIEYGIVDGGSTDGTIEFLKSHEKSLNFFISEEDNGIYDAMNKGVQKSSGEWVLFLNAGDYLYTPFTIQEIGELLIQHHPDILYGDCIQEYPTYWVYDRASPLERLPYQMIASHQSMICKRSLLQDYPFDLSYKVCADFDFTCHMYKRGVSFLYYPSPISVIEPVGFSSKHYKKNLEEKRKITTQYFPEKKIQLYFFYTKKLKLLPFITFIKKIIPQKILYIIHSRKYKDAAKK comes from the coding sequence ATGCCCCCTCTTCTTTCTATTGTCACCGTTACCTACAACCCTGGTGTATCCCGCTTAGAGAAAACCCTGCAATCGGTACTAAAACAGAACGCTCGATCCTACATTGAATATGGCATTGTAGATGGAGGTTCTACCGATGGGACCATTGAATTTCTCAAATCTCATGAAAAGTCACTCAATTTCTTTATTAGTGAAGAAGATAATGGGATCTATGATGCTATGAACAAAGGGGTTCAGAAATCTTCGGGAGAATGGGTACTTTTTTTAAATGCGGGCGACTACTTATATACACCTTTTACTATTCAAGAAATTGGAGAACTTCTTATCCAGCACCACCCTGATATTTTGTATGGAGACTGCATTCAAGAGTATCCCACCTATTGGGTATATGATAGAGCAAGTCCCCTCGAACGACTCCCCTATCAAATGATTGCATCTCATCAAAGCATGATCTGCAAACGATCTTTGTTACAGGACTATCCTTTCGATCTTTCATACAAAGTTTGCGCAGATTTTGATTTTACCTGCCACATGTACAAACGGGGCGTTTCTTTTTTATATTATCCCAGCCCCATAAGCGTAATTGAACCGGTAGGTTTTTCTTCAAAGCATTACAAAAAGAATCTTGAAGAGAAAAGAAAAATAACAACCCAGTATTTCCCTGAGAAGAAAATACAACTTTATTTTTTTTATACGAAGAAACTGAAGTTGCTTCCCTTTATTACTTTTATAAAAAAGATTATACCTCAGAAAATTCTTTATATAATTCATAGCAGGAAATACAAAGATGCAGCCAAAAAATAA
- a CDS encoding DegT/DnrJ/EryC1/StrS family aminotransferase: MIEYENLGRANSPFFREYFKALKKAIKGGWYILGNEVSSFEKEFASYIGTSQCVGVASGLDALILAIDALDLPKNSEIIVPSNTYIATIISIIRCGHIPILVEPDIRTYNIDPLKIEEKITSKTKAIIVVHLYGKACEMDPILHICNKYNLRLIEDCAQAHGAMYKNKKVGTFGIGCFSFYPTKNLGALGDAGAITTNDEILANKLRALRNYGSFKKYYNEYVGYNSRLDELQASLLRIKLRDLDKINNHKRRLAKIYHENLSDKFIKPVVHPDFFDVYHIYNIRHPERDKLKDYLLKNGVKTEIHYPCPPHKQKAMELYLTGDYPISSEIHETTLSLPISYFHKEKDILTVCKILNKF; this comes from the coding sequence ATGATAGAATATGAAAATCTTGGCAGAGCTAATTCCCCTTTTTTTAGAGAATACTTTAAAGCTTTGAAAAAAGCTATCAAAGGTGGTTGGTATATCCTCGGAAATGAGGTTTCTTCTTTTGAGAAAGAATTCGCCTCTTATATAGGAACATCACAATGTGTTGGAGTTGCCTCCGGCCTTGATGCACTTATCTTGGCAATAGACGCGTTAGATCTCCCTAAAAATTCAGAAATAATTGTACCTTCCAACACATATATTGCTACTATTATTTCTATTATTAGATGCGGTCATATACCTATTCTTGTAGAACCAGATATCCGTACATATAACATAGATCCCCTGAAAATTGAAGAAAAAATAACATCAAAAACAAAAGCAATTATAGTTGTCCATTTATACGGCAAAGCTTGCGAAATGGATCCTATCCTCCATATTTGTAATAAATATAACTTACGGTTAATAGAAGACTGTGCTCAAGCTCATGGGGCTATGTATAAAAACAAAAAAGTAGGAACCTTTGGGATCGGATGCTTTAGTTTCTATCCCACTAAAAATCTAGGGGCTCTCGGAGATGCTGGTGCTATAACAACCAACGATGAAATTCTAGCAAATAAATTAAGGGCACTTAGAAATTACGGTTCTTTTAAAAAATATTACAATGAATACGTAGGATACAACTCCCGTCTTGATGAATTACAAGCTTCTTTATTAAGAATAAAATTAAGAGACTTAGATAAAATAAATAATCACAAAAGAAGATTAGCAAAAATATATCATGAAAATTTAAGCGATAAGTTCATAAAACCAGTTGTTCATCCAGATTTTTTCGATGTGTATCATATTTATAATATAAGACATCCAGAACGAGATAAGTTAAAAGATTATCTCTTGAAAAATGGGGTAAAAACAGAAATCCACTATCCCTGTCCTCCACATAAACAAAAAGCAATGGAATTATATCTTACAGGAGACTATCCCATTAGCAGTGAAATTCATGAAACAACCTTAAGTCTTCCTATTTCTTATTTTCATAAAGAAAAAGATATACTCACAGTCTGTAAAATATTAAACAAATTTTAA